One genomic window of Prochlorococcus marinus str. NATL2A includes the following:
- the rpsC gene encoding 30S ribosomal protein S3 codes for MGHKIHPTGIRLGITQEHRSKWYAPSKTYPLLLQEDDRIRTFIKKKYLAAGISDVLIARKADQLEVELKTARPGVIVGRQGSGIEELRSGIQKTIGDRNRQVRINVVEVEKVDADAYLLAEYIAQQLEKRVAFRRTIRMAVQRAQRAGVLGLKIQVGGRLNGAEIARSEWTREGRVPLHTLRAEIDYATKVASTTYGVLGIKVWVFKGEVLPKEEQPLPVGSSPRRSRGNRRPQQFEDRSNEGK; via the coding sequence ATGGGACATAAAATTCACCCTACCGGAATTAGGCTTGGTATCACCCAAGAACATCGTTCTAAATGGTACGCACCAAGTAAAACTTATCCCTTATTGCTGCAAGAAGATGATCGGATCCGTACTTTCATCAAGAAAAAATATTTAGCAGCAGGCATAAGTGATGTATTGATTGCCCGAAAGGCAGATCAACTTGAGGTTGAATTGAAAACTGCTAGGCCTGGAGTAATTGTGGGTAGGCAAGGAAGTGGGATTGAAGAACTCAGATCGGGTATTCAAAAAACAATTGGTGATAGAAATAGACAAGTCCGCATAAATGTAGTTGAAGTAGAAAAAGTTGATGCTGATGCTTATCTTCTGGCTGAATATATTGCGCAGCAACTTGAAAAGCGTGTTGCTTTTAGACGAACAATCCGAATGGCGGTACAAAGAGCCCAAAGAGCTGGTGTTTTAGGTCTAAAAATACAAGTTGGTGGAAGGCTGAATGGTGCTGAAATAGCACGTTCTGAATGGACACGTGAGGGGAGAGTTCCTCTCCACACTTTGAGAGCAGAAATTGATTATGCAACCAAAGTAGCTAGTACAACCTATGGCGTTTTAGGAATCAAGGTATGGGTTTTCAAAGGCGAAGTTCTTCCTAAAGAAGAACAACCCTTGCCTGTCGGTTCTTCTCCTCGACGAAGTAGGGGAAATCGAAGGCCTCAACAATTTGAGGATCGTTCCAATGAAGGTAAATAA
- the rplV gene encoding 50S ribosomal protein L22 — protein sequence MTTSSTKTTAQAHGRYIRGSASKVRRVLDQIRGRTYRDALIMLEFMPYRSTEPITKVLRSAVANAENNLGLDPSSLMISTATADMGPPMKRYRPRAQGRAFAIKKQTCHISISVSATQSTNSEDSD from the coding sequence ATGACTACTTCATCTACTAAAACGACAGCCCAAGCTCATGGTCGTTACATCCGCGGATCTGCTTCAAAAGTAAGACGTGTACTTGATCAAATAAGAGGAAGAACTTACAGGGATGCATTAATTATGCTTGAATTCATGCCTTACCGATCAACTGAGCCAATAACAAAGGTATTGAGATCAGCTGTTGCTAATGCAGAAAACAATCTTGGACTTGACCCTTCTTCTTTGATGATTTCCACTGCTACGGCTGACATGGGCCCACCAATGAAGCGCTATCGGCCTAGGGCTCAAGGCAGAGCATTTGCTATCAAAAAGCAGACGTGCCACATCAGCATTTCTGTTTCGGCCACTCAATCAACCAATTCTGAGGACTCAGACTGA
- the rpsS gene encoding 30S ribosomal protein S19 yields the protein MGRSLKKGPFISDSLLRKIEKQNSNDDKAVIKTWSRASTILPLMIGHTIAVHNGKSHIPVFITEQMVGHKLGEFAPTRTYRGHIRDKKGAR from the coding sequence ATGGGACGTTCACTCAAAAAAGGGCCTTTTATTTCAGACAGTTTGCTTCGTAAAATCGAGAAGCAAAACTCTAATGACGATAAAGCTGTCATCAAAACATGGTCAAGAGCTTCAACAATTCTGCCATTGATGATTGGCCACACAATTGCTGTTCACAATGGAAAAAGCCACATACCAGTTTTTATAACTGAGCAAATGGTTGGACACAAGTTAGGTGAGTTTGCCCCAACTCGAACCTACAGAGGTCACATCAGAGATAAAAAAGGAGCACGCTAA
- the rplB gene encoding 50S ribosomal protein L2 has product MAIRSFKPYTPGTRSRVVTDFSEVTSSKPERSLVVSKHRKKGRNNRGVITCRHRGGGHKRLYRIVDFRRNKHGVSAKVAAIHYDPHRNARLALLFYSDGEKRYILAPADITVGQEVISGPDAPIETGNALPLSSMPLGSSVHCVELYPGRGGQMVRTAGASAQVMAKEGDYVALKLPSTEVRLVRKECYATLGEVGNSEIRNTSLGKAGRRRWLGRRPQVRGSVMNPCDHPHGGGEGKAPVGRAGPVTPWGKAALGLKTRKKNKPSNKYVLRKRRKVSKRSRGGRDS; this is encoded by the coding sequence ATGGCAATAAGAAGTTTCAAACCTTACACACCTGGTACTCGTTCAAGAGTAGTAACTGACTTTAGTGAAGTTACATCCAGTAAACCTGAGCGCTCACTTGTAGTATCCAAGCATCGAAAAAAAGGGCGCAACAATAGAGGAGTAATTACTTGTCGACATAGAGGAGGGGGGCATAAGAGGTTATATCGGATTGTTGATTTTCGTCGAAATAAGCATGGTGTTTCGGCCAAAGTTGCGGCAATACATTATGACCCACATCGGAATGCAAGACTTGCTCTACTTTTCTACTCTGATGGTGAAAAGAGATACATACTTGCTCCTGCTGACATAACTGTTGGGCAAGAAGTTATTTCAGGTCCAGATGCACCAATTGAAACTGGGAATGCTTTACCACTTTCTTCAATGCCTTTAGGCTCGAGCGTTCATTGTGTTGAGCTGTATCCAGGCCGAGGCGGTCAGATGGTTCGTACAGCTGGAGCTAGTGCCCAAGTCATGGCTAAGGAAGGAGATTATGTTGCTTTGAAATTACCTTCAACTGAAGTTCGTTTAGTTAGAAAAGAATGCTACGCCACTCTTGGAGAGGTTGGTAATTCAGAAATTAGAAATACGAGCCTTGGAAAAGCTGGAAGAAGAAGATGGCTTGGAAGACGACCTCAAGTTAGAGGAAGTGTAATGAATCCATGCGATCACCCTCATGGAGGTGGAGAGGGAAAAGCACCTGTTGGACGTGCTGGTCCTGTAACCCCTTGGGGTAAAGCTGCTCTTGGTTTAAAAACTAGGAAGAAGAATAAGCCCAGTAATAAGTACGTTCTTCGAAAACGACGCAAAGTATCTAAACGGAGTAGAGGAGGTCGCGATTCATGA
- a CDS encoding 50S ribosomal protein L23, producing the protein MTKFFEKRLTDVIKRPLITEKATKALDLNQYTFEVDPRAAKPDIKAAVEKMFDVKVLGISTMNPPRKSRRVGRFSGKRPQVKKAVVRLAEGNSIQLFPESEEA; encoded by the coding sequence ATGACTAAATTTTTTGAGAAACGACTTACTGATGTGATTAAGCGTCCTTTGATAACTGAGAAGGCTACAAAAGCTTTGGATTTAAATCAGTATACGTTTGAAGTCGATCCAAGGGCAGCTAAGCCAGACATAAAAGCTGCTGTAGAAAAAATGTTTGATGTCAAGGTTCTTGGTATTAGTACTATGAATCCCCCAAGAAAAAGCAGACGAGTTGGCAGGTTTTCTGGAAAGAGGCCTCAAGTGAAGAAGGCTGTGGTCCGCCTAGCTGAAGGCAACTCCATACAGTTGTTCCCAGAATCAGAGGAGGCTTAA
- the rplD gene encoding 50S ribosomal protein L4, which produces MTNCTVLDWQGKEAGESSIDLKTAKESSAADLLHRAVLRQQAHSRQGTASTLTRSEVRGGGRKPYKQKGTGRARQGSIRTPLRPGGGIIFGPKPRKYNLEMNRKERRLALRTALMSRIPDAKIIKDFGSKLEVPKTSEIVALLKRVGIDSDVKILIILNKPSEIIKRSIKNLEKVKLISADQLNVFDLLNANSLVIGEDALSTIKEVYGND; this is translated from the coding sequence ATGACTAACTGTACTGTTCTTGATTGGCAAGGGAAAGAGGCTGGAGAATCATCAATTGATTTGAAGACTGCAAAGGAATCCTCAGCCGCAGATTTATTACATCGTGCTGTTTTGCGTCAACAGGCTCACAGCCGTCAAGGTACTGCAAGCACTTTGACTAGGTCTGAGGTTCGAGGAGGTGGGCGAAAACCCTACAAGCAAAAGGGTACTGGTAGAGCAAGACAAGGCTCAATTAGAACTCCTCTTCGACCAGGAGGTGGGATTATATTTGGCCCTAAGCCTCGCAAATATAACTTGGAAATGAATAGGAAGGAGCGAAGGCTAGCTCTTCGGACTGCTCTAATGAGTAGAATTCCAGACGCAAAAATAATCAAAGACTTCGGTTCAAAGCTTGAAGTTCCAAAAACAAGTGAAATTGTTGCTCTACTCAAGCGAGTAGGAATTGATTCTGATGTGAAAATTCTCATTATTCTCAATAAACCATCAGAAATTATAAAGCGTTCAATTAAAAACTTAGAGAAAGTAAAGCTTATCTCTGCCGATCAATTAAATGTGTTTGATCTTCTCAATGCCAATTCTTTGGTAATAGGCGAAGACGCATTATCAACCATTAAGGAGGTCTATGGTAATGACTAA
- the rplC gene encoding 50S ribosomal protein L3, whose amino-acid sequence MSLGILGKKLGMSQLFDDQGRAVPVTLIEAGPCRITQLKSADTDGYAAVQIGFQLIREKLINKPSKGHLAKSGNDLLRHLREYRVENSSEFELGASITVDDFEKGQKVDISGDTMGRGFAGYQKRHGFSRGPMSHGSKNHRLPGSIGAGTTPGRVYPGKRMAGRMGGKKVTTRALEILKIDTNHNLLVVKGSVPGKPGSLLNIRPAKRVGAPTQQGGK is encoded by the coding sequence ATGTCTTTAGGAATCTTAGGTAAGAAGTTGGGTATGTCCCAACTCTTCGATGATCAAGGCAGAGCCGTTCCAGTCACTTTGATCGAAGCGGGTCCCTGTCGAATCACTCAATTGAAATCTGCTGATACGGATGGCTATGCCGCTGTACAGATAGGCTTTCAGTTAATTCGTGAAAAACTTATCAACAAACCTTCAAAAGGTCACCTTGCTAAATCAGGGAATGACCTTTTGCGTCATCTTCGAGAGTACCGAGTAGAAAATTCTAGTGAATTTGAACTTGGAGCTTCAATAACCGTTGATGATTTCGAAAAAGGTCAAAAAGTTGATATTAGTGGTGACACTATGGGTAGAGGATTCGCTGGTTATCAAAAGCGACATGGATTTAGCCGAGGTCCCATGAGTCACGGTTCAAAGAATCATCGATTACCTGGTTCAATAGGAGCTGGAACAACTCCAGGTCGTGTTTATCCTGGAAAAAGGATGGCTGGTCGAATGGGCGGTAAAAAAGTCACTACCAGAGCACTTGAAATTCTAAAGATAGATACAAATCACAATTTATTGGTAGTAAAAGGATCCGTTCCAGGGAAGCCTGGATCTCTTTTAAATATAAGACCAGCCAAAAGAGTTGGCGCCCCTACCCAGCAAGGAGGTAAATGA
- a CDS encoding NAD(P)H-quinone oxidoreductase subunit N, whose product MPLLLSGQKFRTDLESFGCLAILSPLEGGAETRLLRRLRASGYQTQVTSARGLGDPVVFLTQLHGIRPPHLGHQNVGRNGALGEVQQVIPQLNELLVEDKPLVLWLLEGQVLSKSELLAINNLCQKEPRIKIVIEMGGARSIKWQPLNEFINKD is encoded by the coding sequence ATGCCTTTATTACTCTCTGGCCAGAAATTTCGCACTGATCTTGAATCATTCGGCTGCCTTGCCATCCTTTCTCCATTAGAAGGAGGAGCAGAAACTCGTTTACTTCGAAGACTAAGAGCTAGTGGATATCAAACACAGGTAACTTCCGCTCGAGGATTGGGAGATCCAGTTGTCTTTCTTACCCAATTACATGGAATCCGACCACCACATTTGGGACATCAAAATGTAGGGCGAAATGGTGCTTTAGGCGAAGTTCAACAAGTTATTCCTCAATTAAATGAATTGTTAGTCGAAGATAAACCCCTAGTTCTATGGTTATTAGAGGGTCAAGTCTTATCCAAGTCGGAACTATTAGCAATAAATAATCTCTGCCAAAAGGAACCTCGTATAAAAATTGTTATTGAAATGGGTGGGGCTCGAAGTATTAAATGGCAACCTTTAAATGAATTCATTAATAAGGATTAG
- a CDS encoding LdpA C-terminal domain-containing domain gives MINPNSTCNSEALKKGNWVKLICGASNQDLPSINDLCSIYGAAGVHCIDLAADEAVVLAARNAIDWVFETYGKKPWLMISLSDGKDSHFRKAWFNPDLCPSNCLRPCQNICPAHAIENAGGVNAKKCYGCGRCIDTCPLGIIHEKDRRLTLRDFAPLLTTIKPDAVEIHTAPGRGKEFEKTIKEIFKGDLQLKRLSVSCGLQGHGINHEQLAEELWLRHKFLRIHNQKPLWQIDGRRMSGDLGAGAAKIAVKLWERLRPIAPPGPLQLAGGTNESTIKYLPGIKGPEGIAFGGKARKIIQPWLEEAQRKGISLREWPEGWEAALSEAKRLINPWLVRKSL, from the coding sequence GTGATTAATCCAAATTCAACTTGCAATTCGGAAGCTCTCAAAAAAGGTAACTGGGTAAAATTAATCTGTGGTGCAAGTAATCAAGATTTACCTTCAATAAATGATCTTTGCTCAATTTATGGGGCTGCAGGGGTTCATTGCATTGACCTCGCTGCCGACGAAGCTGTTGTTCTTGCAGCTCGCAATGCTATTGATTGGGTTTTCGAAACCTATGGGAAAAAACCATGGCTGATGATCAGTTTAAGTGATGGGAAAGATTCGCATTTTCGCAAAGCTTGGTTTAATCCAGACCTATGTCCATCGAATTGCTTAAGACCCTGTCAAAATATTTGTCCGGCTCACGCGATTGAAAACGCAGGTGGTGTAAATGCTAAAAAATGCTATGGATGTGGTCGATGTATTGATACATGCCCTTTAGGCATTATTCACGAAAAAGATCGAAGATTAACTCTGAGAGATTTCGCTCCATTGTTAACCACTATCAAACCAGATGCAGTAGAAATTCATACTGCTCCAGGAAGAGGCAAAGAATTTGAAAAAACAATCAAGGAAATTTTCAAAGGCGACCTGCAGCTAAAGCGATTATCTGTTAGTTGCGGTTTACAAGGACATGGAATAAACCATGAACAATTAGCAGAAGAACTTTGGCTGCGACATAAATTCCTGAGAATTCATAATCAAAAACCTCTTTGGCAAATTGATGGGCGTCGAATGAGTGGAGATCTCGGAGCAGGTGCGGCCAAAATCGCCGTAAAACTTTGGGAAAGATTACGCCCAATTGCTCCACCAGGCCCGTTGCAACTTGCTGGAGGGACTAATGAATCAACAATTAAGTACCTCCCAGGGATTAAAGGACCTGAAGGAATTGCTTTTGGAGGAAAAGCAAGAAAGATAATCCAACCATGGCTAGAAGAAGCTCAACGAAAAGGAATTAGTCTTAGAGAATGGCCCGAAGGCTGGGAGGCGGCTCTTTCAGAAGCAAAGCGACTAATAAATCCTTGGCTTGTAAGAAAATCTTTATAA
- a CDS encoding HAD family hydrolase: MIDKPLLVLDFDGVIVDGIKEYWSSSHQTCLNICSAKEKEIISFSSEIPAAFKTLRPWVHHGWEMVILAAECSDKTSQLNLKGIESFSKNYSKECTSALNRRGWTPFKLQEALNQTRREAISNNFNQWLNLHQPFSLVTQRLKKLEKEGIEFAVLTTKSIEFTKKLLDCFDLHPKLVFGHESGSKVDVLNQLLQKRIIRGFIEDRRTTLEKVLEDQTLRSIPCYLANWGYLKPQDRNNLPSGIKLLNLDILREPISKWS; this comes from the coding sequence GTGATAGATAAACCTTTACTTGTACTGGATTTTGATGGTGTCATAGTTGACGGCATCAAGGAGTATTGGTCAAGTTCTCATCAAACTTGTCTAAACATATGTTCTGCCAAAGAAAAAGAAATAATTTCTTTTTCTAGTGAGATTCCCGCAGCTTTTAAAACTCTGAGACCCTGGGTTCATCATGGTTGGGAAATGGTTATATTGGCTGCTGAATGTTCAGATAAAACTAGTCAACTAAACTTAAAAGGTATTGAGAGTTTCTCAAAAAATTACTCAAAAGAATGTACTTCAGCACTTAATCGACGAGGTTGGACACCTTTTAAATTACAAGAAGCTTTAAATCAAACTAGAAGAGAAGCAATATCAAATAATTTCAATCAGTGGTTAAATTTGCATCAGCCTTTTTCTTTAGTCACTCAACGCCTCAAAAAACTTGAGAAGGAAGGCATTGAATTTGCTGTTTTAACAACAAAAAGTATCGAGTTCACAAAAAAACTTTTGGATTGTTTCGATCTTCATCCAAAGCTTGTTTTCGGTCATGAATCAGGGAGCAAAGTCGATGTCTTGAACCAACTCTTACAGAAAAGAATAATTCGAGGGTTTATTGAAGATCGTAGAACTACCTTAGAAAAAGTCTTGGAAGATCAAACCCTGAGATCTATCCCTTGTTACTTAGCAAACTGGGGATACTTGAAACCTCAGGATCGAAATAATCTTCCTTCTGGTATTAAATTACTAAATTTAGATATTTTACGAGAACCTATCTCGAAGTGGTCTTGA
- the recA gene encoding recombinase RecA produces MSNEGKPLQLTESKKIDAKSGEKEKALSLVVGQIERNFGKGSIMRLGDASKMRVETISTGALTLDLALGGGYPKGRVIEVYGPESSGKTTLTLHAIAEIQRNGGVAAFVDAEHALDPVYAASLGVDVENLLVSQPDTGEMALEIVDQLIRSAAVDLVVVDSVAALTPRSEIEGEMGDHSVGAQARLMSQAMRKITGNIGKSGCTVIFLNQLRLKIGITYGNPETTTGGNALKFYASVRLDIRRIQTLKRGTEEYGIRAKVKVAKNKVAPPFRIAEFDILFGKGISTLGCLLDLADETNVVTRKGAWYSYEGDNIGQGRDNTITWLEQNPESKEIIEKLVKEKLTEGSEVSANSMRPLASAARQASSRPNLSQVSANG; encoded by the coding sequence ATGTCAAACGAAGGTAAGCCACTCCAATTAACTGAATCTAAGAAAATAGACGCAAAATCTGGAGAGAAAGAAAAAGCATTGAGCTTAGTTGTTGGGCAAATAGAACGCAATTTCGGAAAGGGTTCGATCATGCGTCTTGGCGACGCATCAAAGATGCGGGTAGAAACAATATCTACGGGCGCTTTAACTCTTGATTTAGCTCTTGGTGGAGGCTATCCCAAAGGACGTGTAATTGAAGTTTATGGTCCCGAAAGTTCTGGAAAAACAACGCTGACATTACATGCAATAGCAGAGATTCAACGTAACGGCGGAGTTGCTGCTTTTGTAGATGCAGAACATGCTCTTGACCCAGTCTATGCAGCTTCGCTTGGTGTTGATGTAGAAAATCTTCTCGTATCTCAACCGGATACAGGTGAGATGGCATTGGAAATCGTTGACCAACTTATTAGATCTGCTGCAGTCGATCTAGTAGTTGTTGATTCAGTCGCTGCACTGACGCCCCGTTCAGAGATAGAAGGAGAAATGGGTGATCATTCAGTAGGTGCTCAAGCTCGTCTAATGAGTCAAGCAATGAGAAAAATTACTGGAAATATTGGAAAGTCTGGTTGCACAGTAATTTTCTTAAATCAATTACGTCTAAAAATTGGTATTACATATGGGAATCCAGAAACAACAACTGGTGGAAACGCTCTTAAGTTTTATGCCTCTGTAAGATTAGATATTCGTCGTATCCAAACGTTAAAGAGAGGAACTGAAGAATATGGAATTCGTGCAAAAGTGAAAGTTGCAAAAAACAAAGTTGCGCCTCCATTTCGAATAGCCGAATTTGATATTCTTTTTGGGAAAGGAATTAGTACTCTTGGTTGTCTTCTTGATTTAGCAGATGAGACTAATGTCGTTACTCGTAAAGGAGCTTGGTATAGCTATGAAGGTGACAATATTGGGCAAGGGAGAGACAACACCATTACTTGGCTTGAACAAAATCCTGAATCAAAAGAAATAATTGAAAAGTTAGTTAAAGAAAAATTAACTGAGGGCTCAGAAGTAAGTGCTAATTCAATGAGACCATTAGCGTCAGCGGCTCGACAAGCTTCTTCACGACCAAACCTAAGCCAAGTTTCAGCGAACGGTTAA
- a CDS encoding DUF2839 domain-containing protein, with protein sequence MGEARRRSEQGLKPRNKKNPRSESPRIVSWFPVTQAQRDQFIQLSIRAGWIGIAALVILWIIVRFVGPAAGWWIPADIR encoded by the coding sequence ATGGGAGAAGCACGCCGAAGATCTGAGCAAGGCTTGAAACCTCGTAATAAGAAAAATCCTAGGAGTGAGTCACCTCGTATTGTTTCTTGGTTTCCTGTTACGCAAGCGCAAAGAGATCAATTTATACAATTAAGTATTCGCGCAGGATGGATAGGTATTGCTGCTTTAGTTATTCTTTGGATCATTGTTCGCTTTGTTGGTCCTGCAGCAGGGTGGTGGATTCCTGCTGATATCAGATAA
- a CDS encoding helicase, which translates to MLEVHSHKHLKKYYQKNLALWPHNLTLARLISRSLSRKDNTFIQLSSDSRNFWWPGLLIPLCLHNNNIVLILSERQYRLLFEVELPKLSSSRLGFDYVEGIELIPSDEKIWVLRYQDLIFANEKDLLKNRQLIFPESEFISNELRESMSIKITPKDWQNLIASRSRFEASIIEAHERLSRSLFSHSLSSDAVIRIDYKELLALKEILKDDLPSIMPWRRALNVVNNRWVTWAKLDNQKLSWDWYIQPLLPLQTLSGLLSKNTLLMLTNSGQSDSFFLDLNSKKFTFNVKVDLGNKYDQEPIPLFVPKRQPLPNTSHFYRHIIRQCQRLILGRTHPTIVLVDDLQLRLQITSELAGEFGLRVVHETTNIETNGIVCCSCQWWIVNQYNLPTPDQLIFPVIPLPTLESPWIAAKVEMLKHQGRDWFREFLFPETLAILLKSLAIIRGKDVRVAILDGRMRYRNWGKLIFEALEPWVALERLLPY; encoded by the coding sequence ATGCTTGAGGTGCATTCACATAAACATCTAAAAAAATACTATCAAAAAAATCTTGCTCTATGGCCTCATAATTTGACCCTTGCAAGATTGATCTCTAGAAGCTTAAGTCGTAAAGATAATACTTTTATTCAATTATCAAGTGACAGTAGAAATTTTTGGTGGCCTGGCCTTTTGATTCCACTTTGTTTGCATAACAATAATATTGTGTTGATTCTTTCAGAGAGACAATATCGACTCTTGTTTGAAGTGGAATTACCAAAGTTAAGTTCTAGTCGATTAGGTTTCGATTATGTAGAAGGAATTGAATTAATTCCCTCAGATGAAAAAATTTGGGTTCTAAGATACCAAGATCTTATTTTTGCAAATGAAAAAGATTTATTAAAAAATCGCCAATTAATTTTTCCTGAATCTGAGTTTATTTCTAACGAGCTTAGAGAGTCTATGTCTATTAAAATTACTCCAAAAGATTGGCAGAATTTAATTGCTTCTCGCTCACGTTTTGAAGCTTCAATTATTGAAGCTCATGAGCGTCTAAGTCGAAGTCTTTTCAGTCATTCATTAAGTTCTGATGCTGTTATAAGAATTGATTATAAGGAACTTTTAGCATTAAAAGAAATTCTCAAAGATGACTTGCCTTCCATAATGCCTTGGCGGCGGGCTCTTAATGTCGTCAACAATAGATGGGTAACATGGGCTAAACTAGATAATCAAAAACTTAGCTGGGATTGGTATATTCAGCCTTTGCTTCCATTGCAAACTCTCTCAGGCCTGCTATCAAAAAATACTCTTTTAATGCTGACTAATTCTGGTCAAAGCGATTCTTTCTTTTTAGATTTAAATAGTAAAAAATTTACTTTCAATGTGAAGGTGGATTTGGGAAATAAATATGATCAAGAACCTATTCCTTTATTTGTTCCTAAAAGACAACCTTTGCCGAATACGTCTCATTTTTATCGTCATATTATAAGACAGTGTCAAAGATTAATTCTTGGGCGTACTCATCCAACTATTGTTTTGGTAGATGACTTGCAACTACGACTTCAGATAACTAGTGAACTAGCTGGAGAATTTGGATTGAGAGTCGTTCATGAAACGACTAATATTGAGACTAATGGGATTGTTTGTTGTAGTTGTCAGTGGTGGATTGTTAATCAGTACAATTTACCAACGCCAGATCAATTAATTTTTCCAGTGATTCCATTGCCTACTTTAGAATCACCTTGGATTGCCGCTAAAGTTGAAATGCTTAAGCATCAAGGTCGTGACTGGTTTCGAGAATTCCTTTTCCCAGAAACCCTTGCCATCCTTCTCAAATCGCTTGCTATTATTAGGGGGAAAGATGTTCGAGTCGCTATCCTTGACGGCCGCATGCGCTATAGAAATTGGGGAAAACTAATATTCGAAGCTCTTGAACCGTGGGTTGCTTTAGAGCGTTTGTTGCCTTATTAA
- a CDS encoding prephenate/arogenate dehydrogenase: MELKTKPSENIGIVGLGLIGGSLGLDLQKLGYTVYGITHREKTAQKARARKLAQIVSTDLSVLKHCSLIYIALPLEQLLNPSSALINSIPRDAVVTDVGSVKVPILNTWNKLHPRFVASHPMTGTEESGVNAGQHNLFKNKPWVVTPNKETDKKALEIVRQITLSLGSQWISSEAQIHDEAVGLISHLPVLISAALLNTLSTDVKPSLYSLAKSIASSGFADTSRVGGGNPELGVSMAKLNKKNIERHLASYRHSLDIFEKYLLEENWSELEKILVNTQEERQNFILKPTN; the protein is encoded by the coding sequence ATGGAGCTTAAAACAAAACCATCTGAAAATATTGGAATTGTGGGATTAGGTCTAATTGGAGGCTCCTTAGGCTTAGATCTCCAAAAGCTTGGATATACAGTTTATGGAATTACTCACCGAGAAAAAACTGCACAAAAAGCCAGAGCAAGAAAACTCGCCCAAATTGTTAGTACTGACCTGAGTGTTTTAAAACATTGTTCTCTTATTTATATTGCTTTACCACTTGAACAACTCCTCAATCCTTCATCAGCTTTAATCAATTCCATTCCGAGGGATGCTGTTGTTACTGATGTTGGATCTGTAAAAGTCCCTATATTAAATACTTGGAATAAGTTACATCCGCGTTTTGTAGCCAGTCATCCAATGACAGGAACGGAAGAATCTGGTGTTAACGCAGGTCAACATAATTTATTTAAAAATAAGCCCTGGGTCGTTACTCCAAATAAAGAAACTGATAAAAAAGCCCTCGAAATAGTTCGCCAAATTACTTTGTCACTTGGGAGTCAATGGATAAGCTCTGAAGCTCAAATACATGATGAAGCTGTTGGCTTGATTTCACATTTACCAGTTCTAATTAGCGCAGCATTACTCAATACACTCAGTACAGATGTAAAGCCTTCCTTATATTCACTTGCAAAAAGTATTGCATCCAGTGGGTTTGCTGACACCTCTAGGGTTGGAGGTGGAAACCCAGAGCTAGGAGTCTCCATGGCAAAATTGAACAAAAAAAATATAGAGAGACATTTAGCGTCTTATAGACATTCTCTAGATATTTTTGAAAAATATTTACTTGAAGAGAACTGGAGTGAACTCGAAAAAATACTAGTTAATACACAGGAAGAAAGACAGAATTTCATTTTAAAACCTACTAATTAA